From the genome of Malus domestica chromosome 04, GDT2T_hap1, one region includes:
- the LOC103433707 gene encoding uncharacterized protein isoform X1, whose protein sequence is MPCLNISANVNLDGVDTSAILSEATSTVAKIIGKPEAYVMIVLKGSVPISFGGTEQPAAYAELVSIGGLNPDVNKKLSAAIAAILESKLSVPKSRFFLKFYDTKAHQSQEYAQCLHALHQN, encoded by the exons ATGCCGTGCCTGAACATTTCAGCTAACGTGAACCTGGACGGCGTGGACACCTCCGCCATCCTCTCCGAAGCCACCTCCACCGTTGCCAAGATCATCGGCAAACCCGAGGCT TATGTGATGATTGTGCTGAAGGGATCCGTACCCATATCTTTTGGTGGGACTGAGCAGCCAGCTGCATACGCTGAGTTGGTCTCCATTGGTGGCCTTAATCCTGATGTGAACAAGAAGCTAAGTGCTGCAATTGCTGCAATTCTTGAGTCAAAGTTGTCTGTTCCCAAGTCACGATTTTTTCTCAAGTTCTATGACACCAAG GCCCATCAGAGTCAAGAATATGCACAGTGTTTGCATGCTTTACACCAGAACTAG
- the LOC103433705 gene encoding uncharacterized protein, with translation MEDHSLDKVAMSGPALASMIQRFSTSPGSVDGLIFGHVSHIPPTLTDDSPNSTSSATLIATVTAFFCSGSTLSFYNSSGRVDPLSLRRFVQAQQAQSPSSHLLGWFSGRRRTHLRPSLREFSVSNSLSSNPTLNFPIQNPPEGSPATPTLTPSLFLLFASPVTDQTIHTHEYRAYQFRPSKHSFEPKSIQIVNIGPAFRAHYGNFNPSSPFPILPCELRVSPMNVDRGEESLDQLKQHNKDQSELDMCSEGLDVGSLSRLMGSEAANYTAGVEDLYEKMLVKIETLTRLVEQSSAKVLEQENHNRKLRYKAARSAGLE, from the exons ATGGAAGACCATTCCCTAGACAAGGTGGCGATGTCAGGCCCAGCCCTGGCCTCCATGATCCAACGCTTCTCCACCTCCCCAGGCTCCGTCGACGGCCTGATCTTCGGCCATGTCAGCCACATCCCCCCTACCCTCACCGACGACTCTCCCAATTCCACCTCCTCCGCCACTCTCATCGCCACCGTCACCGCCTTCTTCTGCTCCGGCTCCACCCTCTCCTTCTACAACTCCTCCGGCCGGGTCGACCCCCTCTCCCTCCGCCGCTTCGTCCAAGCCCAGCAGGCCCAATCCCCCTCCTCCCACCTACTCGGCTGGTTCTCCGGCCGCCGCAGAACCCACCTCCGCCCCTCCCTCCGAGAATTCTCAGTCTCCAACTCTCTCTCCTCCAACCCCACTCTCAACTTCCCAATCCAAAACCCTCCCGAGGGCTCCCCCGCCACCCCAACTCTCACCCCCTCCCTCTTTCTCCTCTTCGCTTCTCCGGTCACCGATCAGACCATCCACACTCACGAGTACCGTGCCTATCAGTTCCGGCCATCCAAGCACTCCTTCGAGCCGAAATCGATCCAGATCGTCAACATTGGGCCCGCGTTCCGAGCCCATTACGGGAATTTCAACCCTAGCTCGCCGTTCCCAATTTTGCCCTGCGAGCTTAGGGTTTCGCCGATGAATGTCGACAGGGGAGAGGAGAGCTTAGATCAACTGAAGCAGCACAACAAGGATCAGAGCGAACTGGATATGTGCAGTGAGGGCTTGGATGTTGGAAGCCTCAGTAGGCTGATGGGTTCGGAGGCTGCGAATTACACCGCCGGCGTCGAGGACTTGTATGAGAAAATGCTTGTCAAGATTGAAACTTTGACCAGGCTCGTTGAGCAGAGCTCCGCCAAGGTTCTTGAGCAG GAAAATCACAATAGGAAGCTAAGGTACAAAGCTGCTAGGTCTGCTGGGTTGGAGTAA
- the LOC103433709 gene encoding protein SIEL: MADHVLLRCGHPLILPTISADEPLSPEVLPPLRSLIVNPSTPGPTITSILETLTRSLRLSRDPLTIRFTLKLLSDLASRHPHLSSFVFDSVRSHLLSTGSPRVAADSLDALASIVESNRALAPGIEELDDRLFASLCFSPSCSVRPWLLRNAERFGVQPHLLFTLFLGFTKDPYPNVRKEALDGLVGLSENGVIEDRDMIEGCYFRAVELLNDMEDCVRLAAVRMVCSWGLMLVACISEMKAYWSDEVFVKLCSMVRDMSMEVRVEAFYALGKIKLVSEDILLQTLSKRVLVTTKGKGSFAQCSDEQLEVSGSSVAGAFVHGLEDEFHEVRKGACHALRTLAILSAKFAGEALNFLMDVLNDDSILVRLQAFETMHQLATFDLLKVQEAHMHMFLGTLVDNDTLIRSSARKVLKLAKLPQLKMFRLTIDALLENMERYPQDEADALSVLFHIGRNHGKFVVRMIEEVSPQMEPMSNGKLDFDSMRVAGLLVLAISAPVSDERDCNIPPAIFSYAVTYLGRISHALSDIINQNSLLDYLSQCSRSQGPYDVEFNKFNFKAGEPCLPLHENDGSTCTSNKMTGSAEMSEIVSPIMEPREVGTSLVAYQLEVHDEVTKLVNVVLARAKDIWPLVQSGFVNEVMRTLRSCKEELATFTSDSLPSAGVLPFTKQYVQIMKLLTRAWMNFLPSVLFPPYGMGELDLVLRKLDTRLRDLKSTFIRLSKREELHILELILVTCVLRLSKIEICCHLRTLRKLSSTMSQVESLLRDGSLEPSRFITEVEKLSSETGTFPNEGSCNPRLFQRALESFSLKQLVLSGGNKHVNAELDIPDNSYENPLRFVAGLPVGIPCHITLHNVLAESRLWLKMTVNEDDDSTRFVFLDLNLFGGSEDIRIFTFSPPFYRTPKAFSFTIKVCICMECLSEVEDVSSVKSRGPRHELTYLCREKDVYLSMK, encoded by the exons ATGGCGGACCACGTGCTCCTCAGGTGCGGTCACCCTCTCATCCTCCCGACAATTTCCGCCGACGAACCTCTCTCTCCCGAAGTCCTGCCTCCCCTGAGATCCCTCATCGTCAACCCCTCAACTCCCGGGCCCACAATCACCTCCATCCTCGAAACCCTAACTCGCTCTCTCCGACTCAGTCGCGATCCGCTCACCATCCGGTTCACTCTCAAGCTCCTCTCCGACCTCGCCTCGCGACACCCCCACCTCTCGTCCTTCGTATTCGACTCGGTCCGTTCCCACCTCCTCTCCACCGGCTCGCCCCGCGTTGCTGCCGACTCACTCGACGCGCTCGCTTCAATCGTGGAGAGCAACCGAGCCCTAGCTCCCGGAATTGAAGAATTGGATGACCGGCTGTTCGCCTCGCTGTGTTTCAGTCCGTCTTGCTCCGTACGGCCGTGGCTGCTCAGAAACGCCGAGAGGTTCGGCGTACAGCCTCATTTGCTGTTCACTCTGTTTCTAGGGTTTACGAAGGATCCATATCCGAATGTGAGAAAAGAGGCGTTGGACGGGCTCGTTGGGTTGAGTGAGAACGGTGTGATCGAGGACCGTGACATGATCGAAGGCTGCTATTTTCGTGCCGTTGAGCTCCTAAACGACATGGAAGATTGCGTTCGATTGGCTGCCGTTCGCATG GTGTGTTCTTGGGGTCTAATGCTCGTGGCGTGCATTTCGGAGATGAAAGCATATTGGTCTGATGAAGTATTTGTCAAA CTTTGTTCAATGGTGAGAGACATGAGCATGGAGGTTAGGGTTGAAGCTTTTTATGCTCTTGGGAAGATAAAGTTGGTATCTGAGGATATTCTTTTGCAAACCCTGTCAAAGAGAGTTCTGGTAACCACGAAAGGAAAAGGATCTTTTGCTCAGTGCTCTGATGAACAACTAGAAGTATCAGGTTCAAGTGTTGCTGGAGCTTTTGTGCACGGACTAGAGGATGAATTTCACGAG GTGCGAAAAGGTGCCTGTCATGCATTGAGAACACTGGCCATACTCTCTGCCAAGTTTGCTGGAGAAGccttaaacttcttgatggatGTACTGAATGATGACTCAATACTTGTTCGGTTACAAGCTTTTGAAACTATGCATCAATTGGCTACCTTTGACCTTCTGAAGGTGCAAGAAGCACACATGCATATG TTTCTTGGCACTCTGGTTGACAATGATACCCTCATAAGATCTTCCGCAAGGAAAGTACTTAAATTGGCAAAGCTGCCTCAGTTAAAGATGTTTAGGTTAACTATTGATGCCCTTCTAGAAAATATGGAAAGATATCCACAG GATGAAGCAGATGCATTATCTGTTTTGTTTCATATTGGACGAAATCATGGAAAGTTTGTGGTCCGCATGATTGAGGAAGTTTCTCCACAG ATGGAGCCAATGTCTAATGGAAAGTTGGACTTTGATAGCATGAGAGTGGCCGGCTTGCTAGTTCTGGCCATCTCAGCTCCAGTTTCAGATGAACGCGATTGCAATATTCCACCTGCAATATTTTCTTATGCAGTAACGTATCTGGGAAGGATTTCTCATGCACTGAGTGATATTATCAATCAAAATAGccttttggattatttgtctcAGTGCAGTAGATCCCAAGGACCATATGATGTAGAGTTCAACAAGTTCAACTTTAAAGCAGGGGAGCCATGCTTGCCTTTACATGAAAATGATGGTTCAACCTGTACTAGTAACAAGATGACTGGTTCAGCTGAAATGTCTGAAATTGTGTCTCCAATAATGGAGCCAAGGGAAGTAGGAACTTCACTTGTAGCATACCAGCTAGAGGTGCATGATGAAGTGACTAAGTTAGTGAATGTTGTTCTTGCAAGGGCCAAGGATATCTGGCCACTAGTACAATCAGGATTCGTGAATGAAGTAATGAGGACTTTGAG AAGTTGCAAGGAAGAGCTGGCAACATTCACTTCTGACTCACTTCCATCTGCGGGTGTTTTGCCCTTCACGAAGCAATATGTTCAGATAATGAAACTGCTTACAAGGGCATGGATGAACTTTCTGCCTTCAGTGCTTTTTCCACCTTATGGAATGGGAGAATTAGATTTGGTATTAAGAAAGCTGGACACAAGGCTTAGAGATCTGAAGAGTACATTTATAAGATTGTCTAAAAGGGAGGAGTTGCATATCTTGGAGCTGATACTTGTGACCTGTGTGCTCAGATTGTCGAAAATAGAAATTTGCTGCCATCTTCGAACCTTGAGAAAGCTCTCTAGTACGATGTCACAGGTTGAATCTCTCCTTAGAGATGGATCTCTTGAACCTTCCAGGTTTATAACTGAAGTTGAGAAGTTATCATCGGAAACCGGTACCTTTCCCAATGAAGGTTCCTGTAATCCCCGCCTTTTTCAAAGAGCACTTGAAAGCTTCTCCCTCAAGCAGCTTGTGTTGAGTGGTGGAAACAAGCACGTAAACGCAGAGCTGGATATACCCGACAACAGCTACGAAAATCCTCTCCGGTTTGTCGCAGGACTGCCCGTTGGCATACCCTGCCATATCACACTCCATAACGTTTTAGCCGAAAGTCGGCTGTGGCTGAAGATGACTGTAAATGAAGACGACGATTCAACTCGATTTGTGTTCTTGGATTTAAACCTTTTCGGAGGCTCCGAAGATATCCGGATCTTTACGTTTAGTCCACCCTTTTACAGAACCCCAAAAGCATTTTCTTTCACAATTAAGGTGTGTATCTGTATGGAATGTTTGTCCGAGGTTGAGGATGTCTCCTCTGTCAAAAGTCGGGGCCCTAGACATGAACTAACGTATCTTTGTCGAGAAAAGGATGTTTATCTTTCTATGAAGTAA
- the LOC103433711 gene encoding uncharacterized protein encodes MGAGRKTKTFTAPPQDLATYSASMRNLSKNHLGGVVFGCTKTTMEECLYKQLFGLPGAHFSYVKNITPGLLLFLFNYNDRKLHGIFEAASCGQMNINPYGWTTDGSEKTQFPAQVQIRVRLQCRPVPESQFKPILVDNYYSQRHFWFELDHAQTSRVMSLFATAGIASSTSVGSLPRNKIKWSDTFQARTSTGTLEWFKPLASADSTKLVERNDPFNAQIEIMEAEQSEEELIFMKLKELALQSNLKSSEGEDISLSGVAEDHHVLNELTLDDNENPTEPSGLEEKRGGNPHSSSEEQKVESTQFSSEEKRGESPQSSSEQRSGESAQSLSEFQAIITKLNQEMEELRAYKTEFTEQSKKFGYLEHKLEQAETEIRCLKFGLQLESGSTPSKAHTDEKDTESCNVLHYDPNDSMYLVGGYDGESCLSAFDAYYPSQDMIKPLRTMSSVRSYASVAQLNGDLYVIGGGNGHVWYDTVESYSPGTDEWKQCPSLREKKGSLAAATTNRKIFAMGGGNGVDCFSDVEMLDLDVGRWIRTQSMSQKRMGLAAVELNGVLYATGGFDGTSYLNSVDRFDPREHKWTKIASMHSKRGCHSLVVLNEKIYALGGFDGDSIIQSVESFDPRLGSWMLTEPMYNSRGYSTAAVIKDTIYVIGGMKSDECIAETVEYYKEGQGWQEMAMTAIGKRCFMSAVAYST; translated from the exons ATGGGGGCAGGaaggaaaacaaaaaccttTACTGCGCCTCCTCAAGATCTGGCGACCTACTCTGCATCCATGAGAAATTTGAGCAAAAATCACCTTGGTGGAGTCGTATTTGGTTGCACCAAAACCACAATGGAAGAATGTCTATATAAACAACTCTTTG GCTTACCAGGTGCACACTTTTCATATGTAAAGAATATCACTCCTGGGTTGCTGCTTTTTCTCTTCAACTATAACGATAGGAAACTACATGGTATCTTTGAGGCTGCAAGCTGTGGCCAAATGAATATTAACCCGTATGGATGGACCACTGATGGTTCAGAGAAAACACAATTTCCTGCTCAG GTTCAAATCCGTGTCCGGCTGCAGTGCCGACCAGTGCCTGAAAGTCAGTTTAAACCAATACTTGTTGACAACTACTACAGTCAGCGTCATTTCTGGTTTGAGCTTGACCACGCTCAAACAAGTAGGGTGATGTCTTTGTTCGCAACTGCTGGAATCGCTTCAAGTACATCTGTAGGTTCTTTACCACGGAATAAAATTAAGTGGAGTGATACGTTTCAAGCCCGTACCTCAACTGGCACATTAGAATGGTTTAAACCACTTGCTTCAGCAGATTCCACAAAGTTAGTTGAAAGAAATGATCCATTCAACGCCCAAATAGAAATCATGGAGGCTGAACAATCGGAGGAAGAACTCATATTCATGAAACTGAAAGAGTTAGCACTCCAATCCAACCTCAAGAGTAGTGAAGGTGAAGACATATCTTTGTCAGGAGTTGCTGAAGATCATCATGTCTTGAATGAATTGACCTTGGACGACAATGAGAATCCAACGGAGCCATCGGGTTTGGAGGAGAAGAGGGGAGGAAATCCTCACTCCTCATCTGAGGAGCAGAAGGTAGAAAGTACTCAATTCTCATCTGAGGAGAAGAGGGGAGAAAGTCCTCAATCCTCGTCTGAGCAGAGGAGTGGAGAGAGTGCTCAATCCTTGTCTGAGTTTCAGGCAATCATTACAAAG TTGAATCAAGAGATGGAGGAGCTCAGGGCTTATAAGACAGAGTTCACAGAACAATCTAAAAAGTTTGGTTATTTGGAGCATAAGCTG GAGCAGGCAGAGACGGAAATTCGATGCTTAAAATTTGGTCTACAGTTGGAATCAGGGTCTACACCTTCCAAGGCACATACTGATGAGAAGGATACTGAATCATGCAATGTGCTGCATTATGACCCCAATGACTCGATGTATCTAGTTGGTGGATATGATGGTGAATCATGTTTGTCGGCATTTGATGCTTATTATCCTTCTCAAGATATGATAAAACCTCTGAGAACAATGAGTTCAGTTCGTTCATATGCCTCTGTTGCACAATTGAATGGTGATCTTTATGTAATTGGTGGTGGCAATGGTCATGTGTGGTATGATACAG TTGAATCGTACAGCCCTGGTACTGATGAGTGGAAGCAGTGCCCTTCTCTGAGAGAGAAAAAGGGTAGCTTAGCTGCAGCCACCACAAACAGAAAAATTTTTGCAATGGGTGGTGGGAATGGAGTTGATTGCTTTTCAGATGTTGAGATGCTTGATTTAGATGTTGGACGATGGATCCGTACACAGTCAATGTCACAAAAG CGTATGGGTCTTGCTGCAGTAGAACTCAATGGTGTGCTTTATGCCACTGGTGGATTTGATGGGACTAGTTATTTGAA CTCTGTTGATAGATTTGACCCCAGAGAACACAAGTGGACCAAAATTGCCTCTATGCATTCAAAAAGGGGTTGCCATTCATTGGTTGTTCTGAATGAAAAAAT ATATGCTCTGGGAGGCTTTGATGGAGATTCAATTATCCagagtgtggaaagttttgatCCACGGCTCGGGTCATGGATGCTGACCGAACCAATGTATAACTCCAGGGGGTATTCAACGGCTGCTGTTATCAAGGATACCATATATGTAATCGGAGGGATGAAATCTGACGAATGCATAGCAGAGACA GTTGAATACTACAAGGAGGGGCAAGGTTGGCAGGAAATGGCGATGACGGCCATCGGTAAAAGGTGTTTCATGTCCGCCGTTGCTTATTCGACCTGA
- the LOC103419406 gene encoding uncharacterized protein → MPCLYISTNVNLDGVDADSIFSEATKAISAITGKPENFVMVVLKGSVPISFGKSTTIPASYGELVAMGGITTTVKRQLIATLGTIFESKLSIPKTRFFLKVVDLSTPTGSKL, encoded by the exons ATGCCTTGCCTTTATATCTCCACCAACGTCAACCTTGACGGAGTCGACGCTGATTCCATCTTTTCCGAAGCCACCAAAGCCATCTCTGCCATTACTGGAAAGCCCGAAAAt TTTGTGATGGTGGTACTTAAGGGATCGGTGCCCATATCGTTCGGGAAGAGTACCACTATACCGGCATCATATGGCGAGTTAGTAGCAATGGGTGGCATTACCACGACCGTGAAGAGGCAGCTGATCGCCACTCTCGGCACGATTTTTGAGTCCAAGCTTTCGATCCCAAAAACCCGATTTTTTCTTAAAGTTGTTGATTTAAGTACTCCTACAGGATCTAAACTGTAA
- the LOC103433708 gene encoding PRA1 family protein B4, protein MSTPTPPPILPVSTTATAVGGGTAQSQAPIATPAFRAFINHISDTCRNGLAQRRPWSELLDRSAFAKPESFSDATVRVRKNYSYFRVNYLAVLALTVAVSLFTHPFSLLVLLGLLAAWLFLYLFRPSDQPLVIFGRTFSDTQTLLGLTALSVFVVFLTSVGSVLISALLVGAAVVFAHGAFRVPEDLFLDEQEPSASTGFLSFLNGAASNVAAATSPAVVAARG, encoded by the coding sequence ATGTCGACTCCGACACCCCCGCCGATCCTCCCGGTCTCTACAACCGCAACAGCCGTCGGCGGCGGCACGGCCCAGTCCCAGGCTCCCATCGCTACCCCCGCCTTCCGCGCCTTCATCAACCACATTTCCGACACCTGCCGCAACGGCCTCGCCCAGCGCCGCCCCTGGTCCGAGCTCCTCGACCGATCCGCCTTCGCCAAGCCGGAATCCTTCTCCGACGCCACCGTCCGCGTCCGCAAGAACTACTCCTACTTCCGCGTCAACTACCTCGCTGTTCTCGCCCTCACCGTTGCTGTTTCCCTCTTCACCCACCCGTTTTCCCTCCTCGTCCTCCTCGGCCTCCTCGCCGCCTGGCTCTTCCTCTACCTCTTCCGCCCCTCCGATCAGCCCCTCGTCATCTTCGGCCGCACGTTCTCTGACACCCAGACCCTCTTGGGCCTCACCGCCCTCTCCGTCTTCGTCGTCTTCCTCACATCCGTTGGATCCGTCCTCATCTCCGCTCTCCTCGTGGGTGCCGCAGTCGTCTTCGCTCACGGCGCCTTTAGGGTTCCCGAGGACCTCTTCCTTGACGAGCAAGAGCCTTCCGCCTCCACCGGCTTCCTCTCCTTCCTCAACGGCGCTGCTTCCAATGTCGCTGCCGCCACATCGCCCGCCGTTGTCGCCGCTCGCGGTTGA
- the LOC139195334 gene encoding probably inactive leucine-rich repeat receptor-like protein kinase IMK2 produces MFMENKLLFVIHALLFLQLLIVTYQPVSGQRGNDGVIVTQSDYQALRAFKRELVDFTGVLRSWNDSGHGACLGWWAGIKCVNGQVIAIQLPWKRLGGRISEKIGQLQALRKLSLHDNVLAGPVPLSLGFLPNLRGVYLFNNRLSGSVPPSIGNCPLLQTLDLSNNSLTGTIPSSLANSTKLYRLNLSFNSLSGFIPTSLTKFPSLTILALQHNNLSGPIPSTWGAANRNHSYKLTILTLDNNLISGSIPSSLSKLGFLEEIYLNNNQISGTIPDEIGELTRLQKLDLSNNAINGSFPSSFSNLSSLVSLSLEGNRLNNQIPEGLERLQNLSVLNLKKNNFSGHIPASVGNISGIYQLDLSENKFSGKIPASLSSLDNLTSFNVSHNNLSGPVPSLLSKKFNSSSFAGNLQLCGYSASTPCSSPPPQILPSSPPAEQPLKKKHHHKFSTKDKILIAAGALLAVLLLLCCILLVCLVRKRSASKGMNGTTAKQAADAGIAAKAVPGSAGVEYGGEAGGKLVHFDGPFVFTADDLLCATAEIMGKSTYGTAYKATLEEGNEVAVKRLREKTTKGQKEFETEAAAIGKIRHPNLLALRAYYLGPKGEKLLVFDYMSKGSLASFLHARGPDTIIDWPTRMNIAIGITRGLCYLHNENIVHGNLTSSNILLDEQTNAHIADFGLSRLMTAAANTTVIATAGTLGYNAPELSKSKKATTKTDVYSLGVLILELLTGKSPGEPMNSMDLPQWVASIVKEEWTNEVFDLELMRDVPTIGDLLLNTLKLALHCVDPSPAARPEAQLVLQQLEEIKPDQATGGSAAEGGAEVPPQEAE; encoded by the exons atgttcatggaaaataagTTGTTGTTTGTCATCCATGCCTTGCTCTTTCTTCAGCTATTAATTGTCACTTACCAGCCTGTTTCGGGCCAGCGAGGGAATGATGGAGTGATTGTGACTCAGTCCGATTACCAAGCTCTTCGAGCATTCAAGCGCGAGCTTGTTGATTTCACCGGTGTACTGCGCAGCTGGAATGACAGCGGACATGGAGCCTGCTTGGGCTGGTGGGCAGGGATCAAGTGTGTGAACGGACAGGTCATTGCAATCCAGCTTCCGTGGAAGAGGCTCGGGGGCAGAATCTCGGAAAAGATTGGGCAGCTGCAAGCGCTTCGGAAGCTCAGCCTGCACGACAATGTCTTGGCTGGCCCTGTCCCTTTGTCTCTTGGCTTCCTTCCCAATCTCAGAGGGGTTTACCTCTTCAACAACCGGCTTTCGGGTTCTGTCCCGCCTTCGATTGGTAACTGCCCTCTTCTTCAAACTCTTGATTTGAGCAATAATTCGCTTACTGGTACAATCCCTTCTAGTCTTGCAAATTCTACCAAGCTGTACAGACTTAATCTGAGCTTCAATTCGCTTTCGGGTTTCATCCCAACTAGTCTCACCAAGTTCCCTTCTCTCACCATCCTTGCCCTCCAACACAACAACCTCTCTGGTCCTATTCCAAGCACTTGGGGTGCTGCAAATCGAAATCATAGTTACAAACTTACGATCCTGACCCTTGATAATAATCTGATTTCCGGATCTATTCCAAGCTCTCTGAGCAAATTGGGTTTTCTTGAAGAGATTTATTTGAACAACAACCAGATTTCCGGGACCATTCCCGATGAAATAGGGGAGCTCACAAGGCTCCAAAAGCTAGACTTATCCAACAATGCCATCAATGGCAGCTTCCCTTCTAGCTTCTCCAACCTCTCCTCCCTTGTTTCGTTGAGCCTCGAGGGCAACCGCCTCAATAACCAAATCCCGGAAGGCCTGGAAAGGTTGCAGAACCTCTCAGTACTTAACTTGAAGAAAAACAATTTCAGTGGCCACATTCCAGCATCTGTTGGCAATATCTCTGGAATTTACCAACTCGATTTATCCGAAAACAAATTCAGTGGCAAAATTCCTGCTTCACTTTCCAGCTTAGACAACCTCACTTCCTTCAATGTTTCTCACAACAATCTCTCTGGCCCCGTCCCTTCTCTCCTCTCGAAAAAGTTCAATTCTAGCTCTTTTGCGGGCAATCTTCAGCTGTGCGGGTACAGCGCTTCAACTCCGTGTTCTTCTCCCCCGCCTCAGATTCTTCCATCTTCTCCGCCAGCAGagcagcccttgaagaaaaagcaTCACCACAAATTTAGTACGAAGGACAAAATTCTCATAGCGGCGGGTGCCCTCCTGGCGGTTCTGCTTCTACTCTGCTGCATTTTGCTTGTTTGTTTGGTGAGGAAAAGGTCTGCTTCAAAAGGAATGAATGGTACAACGGCTAAGCAGGCCGCTGATGCGGGGATCGCTGCCAAGGCAGTTCCTGGTAGTGCCGGAGTTGAATATGGCGGTGAAGCTGGTGGGAAGCTTGTTCACTTTGATGGGCCGTTCGTTTTCACAGCTGATGACCTGCTGTGTGCCACTGCTGAAATAATGGGGAAGAGCACATATGGGACTGCATACAAGGCAACATTAGAGGAAGGGAATGAAGTTGCAGTGAAGAGATTGAGGGAAAAGACAACGAAAGGTCAGAAGGAATTCGAAACTGAAGCTGCAGCAATTGGGAAGATTCGCCACCCGAATCTCTTGGCTCTGAGGGCTTATTATTTGGGACCTAAGGGAGAAAAGCTTCTCGTCTTCGATTACATGTCTAAGGGTAGCCTTGCATCCTTCCTTCATG CTCGAGGGCCAGACACCATCATTGATTGGCCAACAAGGATGAACATAGCGATCGGCATCACTCGTGGACTATGCTACCTCCACAACGAGAACATTGTACATGGCAATCTCACATCCAGCAACATTCTACTTGATGAGCAGACCAATGCTCACATTGCGGACTTTGGCCTTTCGCGCCTCATGACTGCGGCCGCCAACACCACTGTGATCGCCACTGCAGGAACTCTCGGCTACAACGCACCTGAGCTCTCAAAGTCCAAGAAGGCCACAACAAAGACTGATGTGTACAGCCTTGGGGTGCTCATACTGGAGCTGCTGACAGGAAAATCCCCCGGGGAACCGATGAACAGCATGGATTTGCCCCAATGGGTGGCATCAATTGTGAAAGAGGAGTGGACAAATGAAGTTTTCGACTTGGAGCTCATGAGGGATGTGCCAACCATAGGTGACCTGCTGCTTAACACATTGAAGTTGGCTCTGCATTGTGTGGATCCATCGCCGGCTGCGCGGCCGGAAGCTCAGCTGGTTCTGCAGCAGCTGGAGGAGATTAAGCCTGATCAGGCAACTGGTGGTTCTGCAGCTGAAGGAGGAGCAGAAGTACCGCCACAAGAAGCTGAGTAA
- the LOC103433707 gene encoding uncharacterized protein isoform X2 produces the protein MPCLNISANVNLDGVDTSAILSEATSTVAKIIGKPEAYVMIVLKGSVPISFGGTEQPAAYAELVSIGGLNPDVNKKLSAAIAAILESKLSVPKSRFFLKFYDTKGSNFGWNGSTF, from the exons ATGCCGTGCCTGAACATTTCAGCTAACGTGAACCTGGACGGCGTGGACACCTCCGCCATCCTCTCCGAAGCCACCTCCACCGTTGCCAAGATCATCGGCAAACCCGAGGCT TATGTGATGATTGTGCTGAAGGGATCCGTACCCATATCTTTTGGTGGGACTGAGCAGCCAGCTGCATACGCTGAGTTGGTCTCCATTGGTGGCCTTAATCCTGATGTGAACAAGAAGCTAAGTGCTGCAATTGCTGCAATTCTTGAGTCAAAGTTGTCTGTTCCCAAGTCACGATTTTTTCTCAAGTTCTATGACACCAAG GGTTCCAACTTTGGATGGAACGGGTCTACCTTTTAG